In Candidatus Hydrogenedentota bacterium, a genomic segment contains:
- a CDS encoding PQQ-like beta-propeller repeat protein, whose amino-acid sequence MNQTPRKYQKHLSRRAFIGAVASLPLLARAQESAPAPDVTTAPVRADWPCFLGPNRNGISAETGLLKTWPADGPPLLWERTVGEGYGAPVVARGRLLTFHRIGDEEIIECVNALKGDEVHWKYAYPTQYVDTYGYNGGPRSSPTIHGDHVFTYGAEGVVTCLKFDSGELVWQRPVNKEFNVPQGFFGAGTAPVIEENLLLLNIGGPSGAGVVAFDTATGATVWQASDDQASYSTPIVATVHGERLAIFHTADGLLVLEAKTGAKRFSYPFRSETYESAIAATPVLVDNIVFLSATYNVGAVALKLDPAGLKEVWRDQLAMQNHWATSLYLDGFLYGMDGRHERGSNLRCIEFATGKVRWTADEGLGRASFILAEGHLIGVSERGDIALIEASPEGYKEIARARALRYPVWTPPILAQGLLYVRNERTYRSIKCLDLRA is encoded by the coding sequence ATGAACCAGACCCCCCGCAAGTATCAGAAGCACCTTTCCCGGCGCGCGTTTATCGGCGCCGTTGCCTCCCTGCCCCTGTTGGCCCGCGCGCAGGAGTCCGCGCCCGCGCCCGATGTGACCACCGCGCCGGTGCGCGCCGACTGGCCCTGCTTCCTCGGACCGAACCGCAATGGAATCTCTGCGGAAACCGGCCTGCTCAAGACCTGGCCCGCCGATGGCCCGCCCCTCCTCTGGGAGCGCACCGTGGGCGAAGGCTACGGCGCGCCCGTCGTGGCCAGGGGCCGCTTGCTCACCTTCCACCGTATCGGCGATGAAGAAATAATCGAGTGCGTCAACGCCCTCAAGGGCGACGAAGTACACTGGAAGTACGCCTACCCGACCCAGTACGTGGACACCTACGGTTACAATGGCGGACCCCGCTCTTCCCCCACCATCCATGGCGATCACGTCTTCACCTACGGGGCCGAGGGCGTGGTCACCTGCCTGAAGTTCGACTCCGGCGAACTCGTTTGGCAGCGCCCGGTCAATAAGGAATTCAACGTGCCCCAGGGCTTCTTCGGCGCGGGCACCGCGCCCGTCATCGAGGAAAACCTGCTCCTGCTGAATATCGGCGGGCCCAGCGGCGCGGGCGTCGTGGCCTTTGACACCGCCACCGGCGCAACCGTGTGGCAGGCGAGCGACGATCAAGCCAGTTATTCCACACCCATCGTGGCCACGGTCCATGGCGAGCGCCTCGCCATATTCCACACCGCCGACGGTCTCCTCGTGCTCGAAGCCAAGACCGGTGCGAAGCGCTTCAGCTATCCCTTCCGCTCCGAGACCTATGAATCCGCCATCGCCGCCACGCCCGTGCTGGTGGACAACATCGTCTTCCTCTCCGCCACCTACAACGTCGGCGCCGTTGCCCTGAAGCTCGACCCGGCGGGACTCAAAGAAGTCTGGCGAGACCAGCTCGCCATGCAGAACCATTGGGCCACCAGCCTCTACCTCGATGGTTTTCTCTACGGCATGGATGGTCGCCACGAACGGGGCTCCAACCTGCGTTGCATTGAATTTGCCACGGGAAAAGTCCGCTGGACGGCCGACGAAGGCCTGGGCCGCGCGTCGTTCATCCTGGCGGAAGGTCACCTCATCGGCGTGAGCGAACGCGGCGACATCGCCCTCATCGAGGCCAGCCCCGAAGGCTACAAGGAGATCGCCCGCGCCCGCGCCCTTCGCTACCCCGTGTGGACACCGCCCATCCTGGCCCAGGGCCTCCTCTACGTTCGCAACGAGCGCACCTACCGCAGCATTAAATGCCTCGATTTAAGGGCCTGA
- a CDS encoding MFS transporter: MTTTMPGQGSNSWREGLKPYHYLVLVVACLGWLFDTMDQWLYVMARQPAITELLRNAELSTAPDDVRYYSTLVQGIFLFGWATGGLFFGIVGDRWGRTRCMAITVGMYAVFTGLSGLAQNWEMFALFRFLTGLGIGGEFAAGAALIAEVFPQHARATALAIMQAASSLGNMAAGFISLSVFSYVPPESAWRWIFAIGFIPAVLVFVIRMFIEEPEKWKEAQEDAKKGDIKLGVITELLSPALRRRTLCAVGLAAVGVIGFWGIGTFSPDLMRGATADPTGDGVVFNGDQNNAAEVEAFRATLSERDQARFDGLSDNPEGRSKEDLAKDANQKASIAVIMQNFGAFFGVLAWGWLAQRTGRKPAFAVALICSAIIVPITFHFTTSFTIALILYPIMGFFLTSLFGGYAVYFPELFPTRLRATGTGVCYNVARYIAIAGPSALAFLSKPYGFAWGATMLSSVFIIGLIILAFAPETKGKELPE, translated from the coding sequence ATGACGACCACCATGCCAGGCCAGGGATCGAATTCCTGGCGCGAGGGCCTGAAGCCCTACCACTATCTCGTACTTGTCGTGGCCTGTCTCGGCTGGCTCTTCGACACGATGGACCAATGGCTGTACGTTATGGCGCGGCAACCCGCCATAACCGAGTTGCTCCGAAACGCGGAGTTGTCCACGGCCCCCGATGACGTGCGTTACTACTCGACGCTGGTGCAGGGCATTTTCCTTTTTGGCTGGGCGACGGGCGGCCTGTTTTTCGGCATCGTGGGTGATCGCTGGGGCCGGACGCGCTGCATGGCGATTACGGTGGGCATGTATGCCGTTTTCACGGGTCTGAGCGGCCTGGCGCAGAACTGGGAGATGTTTGCCCTGTTCCGCTTCCTCACGGGCCTGGGTATCGGCGGCGAATTTGCGGCGGGCGCGGCCCTGATCGCGGAGGTGTTCCCGCAGCACGCGCGGGCCACGGCGCTGGCGATCATGCAGGCGGCGTCCTCGCTGGGCAATATGGCGGCGGGTTTCATCAGCCTGAGCGTGTTCTCCTATGTGCCGCCGGAATCCGCATGGCGCTGGATCTTCGCCATCGGGTTCATCCCGGCCGTTCTAGTGTTTGTCATCCGCATGTTCATCGAGGAACCGGAAAAGTGGAAGGAGGCGCAGGAAGACGCGAAGAAGGGGGACATCAAGCTGGGTGTGATCACCGAGTTGCTCTCGCCCGCATTGCGGCGCCGGACCTTGTGCGCCGTGGGCCTGGCGGCGGTGGGCGTTATCGGTTTCTGGGGTATTGGCACCTTTTCGCCCGACCTGATGCGCGGCGCCACCGCCGATCCCACGGGTGACGGCGTTGTGTTCAACGGCGACCAGAACAACGCCGCCGAAGTGGAGGCATTCCGCGCGACGCTCAGCGAGCGCGATCAGGCGCGCTTTGACGGCCTGAGCGACAATCCCGAGGGCCGCTCGAAAGAAGATCTCGCAAAAGATGCGAACCAGAAGGCGAGTATCGCCGTCATCATGCAGAATTTCGGCGCGTTCTTCGGCGTGCTGGCGTGGGGCTGGCTGGCCCAGCGCACGGGCCGCAAACCGGCCTTTGCGGTGGCCCTGATTTGCAGCGCGATCATCGTTCCGATCACCTTCCACTTCACCACCTCCTTCACCATCGCCCTGATTCTCTATCCGATCATGGGCTTCTTCCTGACGTCGCTCTTCGGCGGATACGCGGTGTACTTCCCGGAACTCTTCCCGACGCGCCTGCGCGCCACGGGCACGGGCGTGTGCTACAACGTGGCGCGTTACATCGCCATCGCCGGTCCTTCCGCCCTGGCCTTCCTGAGCAAGCCCTACGGTTTCGCCTGGGGCGCCACCATGCTCTCGTCGGTGTTTATCATCGGCCTGATAATCCTGGCCTTTGCCCCGGAGACCAAGGGCAAGGAGTTGCCGGAGTAA